Proteins from a genomic interval of Chryseobacterium indologenes:
- a CDS encoding SRPBCC family protein, with amino-acid sequence MNLEGRKIIVNKSSKELSELLKSPENYKEFMPDGLQKFETRDNGFKFGLQGMPEIALKIDEVDDQKAVLRSASSSLDFSLTATLNPINENQTEVQMLFEGKFNPFIKMMVEKPLQNFINTLTDKIEVYK; translated from the coding sequence ATGAATTTAGAAGGACGAAAAATTATTGTCAATAAATCATCTAAAGAACTTTCAGAATTGCTGAAGTCACCTGAAAATTACAAGGAATTTATGCCGGACGGTCTTCAGAAATTTGAAACAAGAGATAACGGTTTTAAATTCGGATTACAGGGAATGCCGGAAATTGCTCTGAAAATTGATGAGGTAGATGATCAGAAAGCTGTTTTAAGATCTGCAAGTTCAAGTTTAGATTTTTCGTTAACAGCCACTTTAAACCCTATCAATGAAAACCAGACTGAAGTTCAGATGTTGTTTGAAGGGAAGTTTAACCCATTCATCAAAATGATGGTAGAAAAGCCACTCCAGAATTTTATCAACACTTTGACCGACAAGATCGAAGTTTATAAATAA
- a CDS encoding NUDIX domain-containing protein, which produces MYKVFVNEKKLLISKHAEELEKKLVYENYTTLEMALDLLENTSVQELNIFGENIDEIWSEFQKLFRIIEAAGGLVNNPKGETLFIKRLGKWDLPKGKMEKGESREESAVREIEEETGLKEVELVKFINTTYHIYIERNGEKILKCTHWFEMNFDGEDTSKPQIEEGITEVAWKNISQIENEVFPSTFKNIELIVKEFWDSKK; this is translated from the coding sequence ATGTATAAAGTTTTTGTCAACGAAAAAAAATTATTGATATCTAAGCACGCCGAAGAACTCGAAAAAAAGCTTGTGTATGAAAATTACACAACTTTAGAGATGGCCCTGGATCTCTTAGAAAATACTTCCGTGCAGGAACTTAATATTTTTGGAGAAAATATCGATGAAATATGGAGTGAATTTCAAAAGCTTTTCAGGATTATTGAGGCTGCAGGAGGCCTCGTCAATAACCCTAAGGGAGAAACGCTTTTCATCAAAAGATTAGGCAAATGGGACCTTCCGAAAGGCAAAATGGAAAAAGGAGAATCCAGGGAAGAATCTGCAGTACGTGAGATTGAAGAAGAAACCGGATTAAAAGAGGTGGAACTGGTAAAATTCATCAATACCACTTACCATATCTATATTGAAAGAAACGGTGAAAAGATCTTAAAATGCACCCATTGGTTTGAAATGAATTTTGACGGTGAAGACACCTCAAAACCTCAGATAGAAGAAGGAATTACAGAAGTGGCCTGGAAAAATATTTCACAGATAGAAAACGAAGTTTTCCCAAGCACCTTCAAAAATATTGAACTTATTGTTAAAGAATTCTGGGATTCAAAGAAATAG
- the murF gene encoding UDP-N-acetylmuramoyl-tripeptide--D-alanyl-D-alanine ligase, protein MNIEQFYPLFLKADKVTIDSRKIAKRDLFFAFSGENFNAATLAEKAIDDGALAAIVELPEFENKEKNIFYVPSTLEFLQQLAIHHRNQLSIPVIGLTGSNGKTTTKELIHAVLSEKFNVQYTFGNLNNHIGVPLTILSIKPEHEMAVIEMGANHQKEIELLCTIAQPDFGYITNFGKAHLEGFGGFEGVIRGKSELYDYLKNNSRVIVVNENDPIQVEKTENYPSTITFGKEGADYNYESFSEEHFVGMSYKGVKAVSKLTGEYNFTNLCAAASLGLHFGISFEKIKHAVEQYTPTNMRSQVVKKDNRTLVLDTYNANPSSMAASLNNFISFEGRKTIIIGDMLELGDESEKEHQNILNMAQELGFDQIITVGKHFKAVNPSGFSFDSTAELIEYLKQNKISSENILLKGSRGVALEKIIDFI, encoded by the coding sequence ATGAATATAGAACAGTTTTATCCTTTATTTTTAAAGGCTGATAAAGTAACAATCGACAGCAGAAAAATAGCTAAGCGTGATCTGTTTTTTGCCTTTTCAGGCGAAAACTTTAATGCCGCAACTTTAGCAGAAAAAGCCATTGATGATGGTGCGCTTGCTGCCATTGTGGAACTGCCTGAATTTGAAAATAAAGAGAAAAATATTTTCTATGTTCCGTCTACTCTTGAGTTTTTGCAGCAACTGGCTATACATCATAGAAATCAGCTTTCCATTCCTGTGATAGGACTTACAGGCAGTAATGGTAAGACAACGACCAAAGAATTGATTCATGCCGTTCTTTCGGAAAAATTTAATGTCCAGTACACTTTCGGAAATTTAAATAATCATATCGGAGTTCCGTTAACAATCCTGTCCATCAAACCTGAGCACGAAATGGCTGTCATAGAAATGGGAGCCAACCATCAGAAAGAAATAGAACTTCTCTGCACCATTGCACAGCCTGATTTCGGGTATATTACCAATTTCGGAAAGGCGCATCTGGAGGGATTCGGAGGTTTTGAAGGGGTTATCAGGGGGAAATCTGAACTGTATGATTACCTGAAAAACAACAGCAGAGTCATCGTTGTTAATGAAAACGATCCTATTCAGGTCGAAAAGACAGAAAATTATCCCAGTACAATCACTTTTGGCAAGGAAGGAGCAGATTACAATTATGAATCTTTTTCAGAAGAGCATTTTGTGGGAATGAGCTATAAGGGAGTAAAAGCTGTGTCAAAACTGACCGGGGAGTATAATTTTACCAATCTTTGTGCGGCAGCAAGTCTTGGTCTTCATTTCGGCATCAGCTTTGAAAAAATCAAACACGCAGTAGAGCAGTACACACCAACCAATATGCGTTCCCAGGTGGTGAAAAAAGACAACAGGACATTGGTTCTGGATACCTATAATGCCAACCCGAGCTCTATGGCGGCATCACTGAATAATTTTATCAGTTTTGAAGGGCGTAAAACGATTATAATCGGCGATATGCTGGAATTAGGTGATGAAAGCGAAAAAGAGCATCAGAATATCTTAAACATGGCTCAGGAGCTTGGTTTTGATCAAATCATTACGGTAGGAAAACATTTTAAAGCCGTTAATCCTTCGGGTTTTTCTTTTGACAGTACGGCAGAACTGATAGAATACCTGAAACAAAATAAAATTTCTTCCGAAAACATATTGTTGAAGGGGTCAAGAGGTGTCGCTTTAGAGAAAATAATTGATTTTATATAG